GCAATTCCTCCAGGATCTTGTCGCGTGGTCCGTCGGCGACGATTTTGCCATCGTCGAGAACCACGACGCGGGACACCAGGGACAAAAGGCTGGGCCGGTGGGTGATCAGAAGCAGGGTTTTGCCCCGCAAGGCCAGGGCCAGGCGGAATTTGAGGGTGGCTTCGACGCCAGTATCCATGGAACTGCTCGGTTCGTCCAGAATGACGATGTCCGGGTCCAGGAGCAGGGTACGGGCGATGGTCACGGCCTGGCGCTGGCCGCCGGACAGGTTCAAGCCCCGCTCGCCAACCTGCAGGTTGAAGCCGGCCGGATTGTTGCGGATGAAGTCCGTGACCCCGGCGATGGTCGCGGCCCGGATCAGGGCATGGTCGCTGATTTGCGGCGCGCCCAGCGTGATGTTTTCGCGGACAGTGCCTTGGAACAGAAAATTATCCTGGGCCATGTACCCGATTTTGGCGCGTAATTCGGCCGGATCGATTTGGCGGATATCCAGCCCCCCGATTTTCACGGCCCCGCGTTGGGGCGAGTACAGGCCGTTGACCAATTTGCCCAGCGTGGTCTTGCCCGAACCCATTTTGCCGATAATGGCCACGCGTTCGCCCTGGGCGATGCGCAGACTGACGTGGGACAGGGCGTTGGTCAGGGCGTTGGGATACTGGAAGCTGACATCCTCGAAGGCAATGGTCGGCCGCAGATCCTGGTGCTCGGGGTGCCCGACCCCATCGGGGCGTTCGCTGGGGATGGTCATGAGCAGATCCAGGTTTTTGAGAGCCATGCGGCTTTGCTGCAGGCGGGTCAGCATGGCCGCCACTGCCCCCAGGGGACTCATGGCCCGTCCGACCAGGATGGCGCAGGCGATGAGGCCGCCCGTGGTCATTTCTCCCTCGGCGATGCGGTACGCCCCCCAGATGACGACGCCGGCATAGACCAGCTGGGACATGAACTGGGTGAACGTCAGCGAAAAGGTGCTCAGGGCCTTGGCCTGGATGGACGATTTGGCGCTTAGGCCAATGATTTTTTCCCAGCGCCCGAGCATGGGGCCTTCGGCCCGGGTGGTCTTGATGGTTTCCAGGCCACCGATGGCCTCGACCAAAAGGGCGTTTTTCTGGGTCGATTCGCGGTATCCGGCCGCGATAAAGCGCCGCAGCGGCCCTTGCAGGATCGCGCCGACCAGGATGACAATGGGCGCGGCCACGCCCGGTATCACGGCCACGGGACCTCCGATGAGGGCGATAACGGCGATGAACAGGACTAAAAACGGTAGGTC
The genomic region above belongs to Deltaproteobacteria bacterium and contains:
- a CDS encoding type I secretion system permease/ATPase, with the translated sequence MNGQELTLSAPISAAPSPQPRTAPEQLTPAQVSHTPPLIGCLALISRLHGKTISVTALESGLPRTAETPTPHACIRVARREGIDAQIVFKPHLEKISALNLPCILLLGDGGACVLTAIQGGTARILMPETPEAPFEIPLEKLRETYSGHAVLARPRATVDAWTRDLKIFDTKQWFWGTILHFLPIYRHVAMASIFINILAIASPVFTMNVYDRVIPNNALETLWVLAVGVGLAFFFDFALRNLRGYFVDIAGRNADVLVASKLMSHLLSIRLDHKPDSTGALVNNIREFDALREFFSSTTLLALVDLPFLVLFIAVIALIGGPVAVIPGVAAPIVILVGAILQGPLRRFIAAGYRESTQKNALLVEAIGGLETIKTTRAEGPMLGRWEKIIGLSAKSSIQAKALSTFSLTFTQFMSQLVYAGVVIWGAYRIAEGEMTTGGLIACAILVGRAMSPLGAVAAMLTRLQQSRMALKNLDLLMTIPSERPDGVGHPEHQDLRPTIAFEDVSFQYPNALTNALSHVSLRIAQGERVAIIGKMGSGKTTLGKLVNGLYSPQRGAVKIGGLDIRQIDPAELRAKIGYMAQDNFLFQGTVRENITLGAPQISDHALIRAATIAGVTDFIRNNPAGFNLQVGERGLNLSGGQRQAVTIARTLLLDPDIVILDEPSSSMDTGVEATLKFRLALALRGKTLLLITHRPSLLSLVSRVVVLDDGKIVADGPRDKILEELRKPSTGGKHA